From Paenibacillus physcomitrellae, the proteins below share one genomic window:
- a CDS encoding ABC transporter ATP-binding protein, with product MMQNPVLEIEALSGGYNLKRPVLHDVGIKVMPGEMVGLIGLNGAGKSTTMKHILGLMNPEKGEIRVDGTTRARDLEQYQGALAFVPESPLLYEEMTVREHLEFTARAYGVERSDYEVRAAELSALFRMEDKMDSLSIHLSKGMKQKVMIMCAFVARPKLYIIDEPFLGLDPLGIRSLLDFMMKLRSEGASILLSSHILSTIEHYCDRFVILHHGRVITQGTLKEIAMAAGMQGQPLEQIFYSLVQDGRS from the coding sequence TTGATGCAAAATCCGGTTTTGGAAATTGAAGCTTTAAGCGGCGGCTATAATTTGAAACGCCCGGTGCTGCATGACGTCGGCATTAAGGTCATGCCCGGGGAAATGGTGGGACTGATCGGTCTCAACGGAGCGGGGAAAAGCACCACGATGAAGCATATCCTCGGCCTCATGAATCCGGAAAAAGGCGAAATCCGGGTGGACGGGACGACCCGCGCCCGGGATCTGGAGCAGTATCAGGGAGCGCTTGCTTTTGTGCCCGAATCACCGCTGCTATACGAGGAAATGACCGTGCGGGAGCATTTGGAATTTACCGCCCGGGCTTATGGTGTAGAGCGCAGCGATTATGAGGTTCGGGCGGCAGAGCTGTCCGCACTGTTCCGGATGGAGGACAAGATGGACAGTCTCTCCATCCATTTGTCCAAAGGAATGAAGCAGAAAGTGATGATCATGTGCGCTTTTGTAGCCAGACCGAAGCTGTACATTATCGATGAACCTTTCCTGGGCCTGGACCCGCTCGGGATTCGCTCTCTGCTCGACTTTATGATGAAGCTGCGGAGCGAAGGGGCATCTATTCTGCTAAGCTCTCATATCTTATCGACCATTGAACATTATTGCGACCGTTTCGTTATCCTTCATCACGGGCGCGTAATTACGCAGGGAACGCTTAAAGAAATTGCTATGGCGGCAGGCATGCAGGGACAACCGCTGGAGCAGATTTTTTATTCGCTGGTACAGGACGGGCGTTCCTGA
- a CDS encoding LysR family transcriptional regulator, with protein sequence MNISQLETLITISKTKSFRKAGELLNLTQPAVSAQIKSLEDEFKTVLVDRNQPVTLTDRGQVFLERAERILDIVEELKQKLSDMEQTPQGHIVLGTTTSIAIQILPRILSYFQDQFPLIKTTIQSMASSQIYQHVEQGLVDIGIGYLIEHNPQIHASVLYYDTFEVVVSPLHPLAKEEQPELEMLRDLPLILLSPDTVGRRFVEQVFRDHNMEPNVVMELSSSEEVKRMVEINLGAAIISKQTISRELRLGTLQIVPIPELEVTHPVGVIYKSSRYINSAMQQFLGDLKGMPETKFTGSD encoded by the coding sequence ATGAACATCAGCCAGTTGGAAACTTTAATCACGATTTCAAAGACAAAAAGCTTTCGCAAAGCCGGTGAATTGCTTAATCTGACACAACCCGCCGTATCTGCTCAGATCAAAAGCCTTGAAGATGAATTCAAAACCGTGCTTGTTGACCGGAACCAGCCGGTAACACTCACCGACAGGGGCCAGGTCTTTCTGGAGAGAGCAGAACGCATCTTGGACATTGTCGAAGAATTGAAGCAAAAACTGTCGGATATGGAACAGACGCCTCAAGGGCATATCGTCCTAGGTACAACGACCTCCATCGCGATTCAGATTTTGCCGCGTATCCTTTCCTATTTCCAGGATCAATTCCCGCTCATCAAAACGACTATCCAGTCCATGGCATCATCCCAAATCTACCAGCATGTCGAGCAAGGGCTTGTCGATATCGGTATCGGGTATCTGATCGAGCACAACCCGCAGATCCACGCTTCCGTCCTGTACTACGATACCTTTGAAGTCGTCGTGTCTCCTCTTCATCCGCTTGCCAAGGAAGAACAACCCGAGCTTGAAATGCTGCGGGACCTTCCCTTAATTCTGCTCTCTCCGGATACAGTCGGGCGGCGGTTTGTCGAGCAGGTATTCAGGGATCATAATATGGAGCCCAATGTAGTGATGGAGCTGTCAAGCAGCGAAGAAGTCAAGCGGATGGTTGAAATCAACCTCGGCGCCGCCATCATTTCCAAGCAGACCATCTCCAGAGAACTCCGGCTCGGCACTTTGCAAATCGTTCCTATCCCAGAGCTGGAGGTTACTCATCCGGTAGGTGTCATCTACAAATCGAGCCGTTACATCAACTCGGCCATGCAGCAATTCCTTGGCGATTTGAAAGGCATGCCGGAAACCAAATTCACCGGGTCTGATTGA
- a CDS encoding GNAT family N-acetyltransferase, with translation MSSLLKQELRNRFPILQSERLLLRKVLPQDETALHRLLNEPLVQRYITFRPETASHAGRLRRYFEDCNLALTSLHFVVTERDSGSVAGLCSFQRWNEEEGSANIGYMIAPPYWNRGMATEAAGMLLEFGFERLGMKRVYASCDADNEASGRVLHKCRFEPLGRSIRASWKKEKESRPARHFLLTADKRQKLSVRYALLHN, from the coding sequence ATGTCCAGTTTGCTCAAGCAAGAGCTTAGAAACCGATTCCCCATACTGCAAAGCGAACGTCTGCTGCTCCGGAAAGTGCTGCCGCAGGACGAAACGGCTTTACATCGTTTGCTTAACGAACCGCTCGTTCAGCGTTACATTACCTTTCGGCCGGAAACGGCGAGCCATGCCGGACGGCTCAGACGTTATTTTGAGGACTGCAATCTGGCGCTGACTTCCCTGCATTTTGTGGTGACGGAAAGGGATTCCGGCAGCGTTGCCGGCTTGTGTTCATTTCAGCGGTGGAATGAGGAAGAAGGAAGCGCAAATATAGGCTATATGATCGCTCCCCCATATTGGAACCGGGGAATGGCTACTGAAGCGGCAGGTATGCTGCTGGAGTTTGGCTTTGAGCGTCTGGGGATGAAACGAGTTTATGCTTCTTGTGATGCGGACAACGAGGCTTCCGGAAGAGTGCTGCATAAATGCCGATTTGAACCGCTGGGCCGAAGCATCCGGGCTTCGTGGAAGAAGGAAAAGGAATCCCGTCCGGCTCGCCATTTCCTGCTGACAGCGGATAAAAGACAAAAATTGTCCGTGCGTTATGCTTTGTTACACAATTGA
- the tnpA gene encoding IS200/IS605 family transposase: protein MANKNFSLAHTKWMCKYHIVFTPKYRRKEIYNQVRRDLIEIMKRLCKYKGVEILEGHMMPDHVHMLVAIPPKISVSSFMGYLKGKSALMIFEKHANLKYKYGNRKFWAEGYYVSTVGLNEATVAKYIREQEAHDQAVDKLSVKEYEDPFSSNKSKKK, encoded by the coding sequence ATGGCAAATAAAAATTTTAGTTTAGCGCACACAAAGTGGATGTGTAAGTATCACATTGTGTTCACCCCGAAGTATAGACGTAAAGAGATTTACAATCAAGTGAGAAGAGATCTAATTGAAATCATGAAACGTCTATGTAAATACAAGGGAGTAGAAATATTAGAAGGGCATATGATGCCGGATCATGTACACATGCTGGTGGCGATTCCGCCGAAAATATCGGTGTCTTCCTTTATGGGCTATCTAAAAGGGAAAAGCGCACTCATGATCTTCGAGAAGCACGCCAATTTGAAGTATAAGTATGGGAACCGGAAATTCTGGGCGGAAGGCTACTACGTAAGTACAGTGGGGCTAAATGAAGCCACCGTCGCCAAATACATTCGAGAGCAAGAGGCACATGACCAAGCAGTAGATAAGCTGAGTGTAAAAGAGTATGAAGATCCATTCAGCAGCAACAAGAGCAAGAAAAAGTAA
- a CDS encoding histidinol-phosphatase, with protein sequence MKFDLHTHHFRCGHADGNIRDYIEAGIAAGLQVIGISDHTPYFASAEEQPFPRIAMGKQELKSYVDEVLKLKKEYEGQIDVLLGIESDFFPEHASLYRSTLAAYPFDYIIGSVHSSDNTSIFNKSRWKNLSPKEQIVHKENYYDLIRQSARSGMFQILGHIDAMKGNYPPFSEIPAEKAIDDTLRTIAECGVAIEINTSGKTKLSGGWYPSDAILERALHYGVEVTFGSDAHIPSRVGDEWEQVAARLKEIGFTTWVYYKQKQKQTVAL encoded by the coding sequence ATGAAATTTGATCTCCATACCCATCATTTTCGCTGCGGTCATGCCGACGGCAATATCCGGGATTATATTGAAGCCGGTATAGCTGCAGGCCTTCAGGTTATCGGCATCAGCGATCATACCCCTTATTTCGCAAGTGCCGAAGAGCAGCCTTTTCCCCGCATTGCCATGGGCAAGCAGGAGCTTAAGTCTTATGTAGACGAAGTTTTAAAGCTAAAAAAGGAGTACGAGGGCCAAATAGATGTGCTGCTGGGAATCGAATCCGATTTCTTTCCGGAGCATGCTTCGCTCTACCGGTCCACGCTGGCTGCATATCCCTTTGATTATATTATCGGTTCCGTACACAGCAGTGATAATACCAGTATCTTTAATAAATCGCGTTGGAAAAATTTATCTCCTAAAGAACAGATTGTTCATAAGGAAAATTATTACGATCTGATCCGCCAATCCGCGCGCAGTGGTATGTTCCAGATTCTGGGTCACATCGACGCCATGAAAGGAAATTATCCGCCTTTCTCCGAAATTCCGGCCGAGAAAGCGATTGATGACACGCTGCGCACGATTGCCGAATGTGGAGTAGCTATTGAAATCAATACATCCGGCAAAACGAAGCTCAGCGGCGGCTGGTATCCGTCTGACGCCATTCTTGAGCGCGCCCTGCATTACGGCGTCGAAGTGACCTTTGGCTCGGATGCTCACATCCCTTCCCGCGTAGGGGACGAATGGGAACAGGTTGCCGCCAGACTGAAAGAGATCGGCTTCACAACCTGGGTCTATTACAAACAGAAGCAGAAACAAACGGTCGCCTTGTAA
- a CDS encoding YjcZ family sporulation protein gives MNGVEEVRGGYGGGYGLGAFTSTGAILVLFILLVIISRAFIL, from the coding sequence ATGAACGGAGTAGAAGAAGTAAGAGGCGGTTACGGCGGCGGTTATGGTTTGGGAGCATTCACAAGCACAGGTGCAATCCTGGTATTGTTTATCCTGCTCGTTATCATCAGCCGTGCATTCATCCTCTAA
- a CDS encoding DEAD/DEAH box helicase, which produces MTTQTFINIGVEQRLAERLAEFGITAPSPVQESAIPAVLEGCDVLAQSQTGTGKTLAYLLPVLQRIDPERKVMQALILAPTQELAMQILRESQRYAEGTGIEAQALIGGAAIGRQVERLKRHPQLVVGTPGRVRELLASRKLKLHETRMLVVDEVDQLFQLGGAGDVDQILKASLRDRQLLFLSATVTDEIRSLAAREMKDPVEIGIEPEQRTSATLEHLYFVCEQRDKIDLVRRIIRTYDVPKVLVFVNQIDSIGEVEAKLNYVGLNAGALYGDADKTTRSLTLRRFREGEYRVLVASDVAARGLDIEQLGMVIHLDPATDSENYVHRAGRTGRMGRKGLSISIVAPQETFIIRKFARELGISFGLRGLAGGRITTPKEEARPFRREVKPLRDPDTENRGRRGESGTRGLSGRGGDTEGYRGSERGSDTGRGAARPKPSSARKAGAKTSAVKPAGERKLDRHRDRKNKGAPKWLKNKPPRD; this is translated from the coding sequence ATGACAACTCAAACATTTATAAATATCGGGGTCGAGCAGAGGCTGGCAGAACGATTGGCCGAATTCGGCATTACAGCGCCGTCTCCCGTTCAGGAAAGTGCGATTCCGGCTGTACTCGAAGGCTGCGACGTGCTCGCTCAGTCACAGACGGGTACGGGGAAGACGCTCGCTTACCTCTTGCCTGTGCTGCAGCGGATTGATCCGGAGCGCAAGGTGATGCAGGCGCTTATTCTGGCGCCGACGCAGGAGCTTGCGATGCAAATTTTGCGCGAAAGCCAGCGTTATGCAGAAGGAACGGGCATTGAAGCGCAGGCGTTAATCGGCGGGGCTGCGATCGGCCGGCAGGTGGAGCGTTTGAAGCGGCATCCACAGCTAGTCGTTGGAACGCCGGGGCGTGTCCGTGAGCTGCTCGCGAGCCGGAAGCTGAAGCTGCATGAGACGCGGATGCTCGTCGTTGACGAGGTAGACCAGTTGTTCCAGCTGGGCGGAGCAGGTGACGTGGATCAAATTCTGAAGGCGTCGCTGCGCGACCGCCAGCTGTTGTTCCTGTCTGCGACTGTAACGGACGAAATCCGTTCCCTGGCGGCCCGTGAAATGAAAGATCCGGTGGAGATCGGCATTGAACCGGAGCAGCGGACTTCGGCAACGCTGGAGCATCTGTATTTTGTCTGCGAACAAAGGGACAAAATTGATCTGGTGCGGAGAATTATCCGGACCTATGATGTGCCGAAGGTGCTGGTGTTCGTTAACCAAATCGATTCGATCGGCGAAGTGGAAGCCAAACTGAATTATGTGGGATTAAACGCCGGAGCGCTGTATGGGGATGCGGATAAGACGACACGCAGCCTGACGCTCCGCAGATTTCGGGAAGGCGAATACCGCGTGCTGGTCGCGAGCGACGTGGCTGCGCGCGGTCTGGATATTGAGCAATTGGGGATGGTCATTCACCTTGATCCGGCAACCGATTCCGAGAACTATGTGCACCGGGCTGGACGGACAGGCCGTATGGGACGTAAGGGGCTGTCCATTTCGATTGTCGCCCCTCAGGAAACCTTTATTATCCGCAAGTTCGCCAGAGAACTGGGCATTTCGTTTGGACTGCGCGGATTGGCCGGCGGCCGCATCACGACGCCTAAAGAAGAAGCACGGCCATTCCGCCGTGAAGTGAAACCGCTGCGGGATCCGGATACGGAGAACAGAGGACGCCGGGGCGAAAGCGGAACACGCGGCTTATCCGGCAGAGGCGGGGACACGGAGGGCTATAGAGGTTCGGAAAGAGGTTCGGACACGGGCCGCGGGGCGGCAAGGCCGAAACCTTCGTCTGCCCGCAAAGCGGGGGCCAAGACGTCAGCCGTTAAGCCGGCCGGCGAACGGAAGCTGGATCGGCACCGCGACCGCAAAAATAAAGGGGCACCGAAGTGGCTGAAGAACAAACCGCCTCGGGATTAA
- a CDS encoding aminotransferase class I/II-fold pyridoxal phosphate-dependent enzyme has translation MNPLASQLNDRLKADSPYVYEMLSGLGREIYFPKEGILSQSAEASSQAKKYNATIGIATENGGPMHLNVIQDTLSAYNPKDLYPYAPPAGKPELRSVWRDKMLKENPSLSGKSFGQPIVTNALTHGLSIVADLFVDEGDAVIYPDKNWENYELTFGIRRHANIVNYELFTDEMKFNSQGLREALLSVPAGGKAVVILNFPNNPTGYTPGAQEGDEIVAAIEAAAEAGVNVVVVTDDAYFGLFFEDSLQESLFGKLAGLHPRVLAVKVDGATKEEYVWGFRVGFITYAGTSEAVSALEQKTLGIIRATISSGAHPSQTFVLHALKSDEFLPQKEAKFAVMKGRANQVKALLDSGKYGDLWEYYPFNSGYFMCLKLKTVSAEPLRQHLLREYGVGTIALGEQDLRIAFSCIAEEHLEDLFDLIYQGVKDLQKQ, from the coding sequence ATGAACCCTCTAGCGTCACAGCTAAACGACCGCCTGAAAGCAGATAGTCCTTATGTATATGAAATGTTATCCGGACTCGGTCGAGAAATTTATTTCCCTAAAGAAGGGATTTTAAGTCAATCGGCCGAAGCCTCCAGCCAGGCCAAAAAATATAACGCCACGATCGGAATCGCCACGGAAAACGGCGGGCCTATGCACCTGAACGTTATTCAGGATACTCTTTCGGCCTATAACCCGAAGGATCTGTATCCTTATGCCCCTCCTGCCGGCAAACCCGAGCTGCGCTCGGTATGGCGGGATAAAATGCTGAAGGAAAATCCGTCCCTGTCCGGCAAGTCCTTCGGGCAGCCGATCGTGACCAATGCCTTGACCCACGGGCTGAGCATTGTAGCCGATTTGTTCGTCGATGAAGGAGATGCCGTAATTTACCCGGACAAGAACTGGGAAAATTACGAGCTTACCTTCGGCATCCGCCGCCACGCCAACATCGTCAATTATGAGCTGTTCACCGATGAGATGAAATTCAACAGCCAGGGACTGCGTGAAGCCCTTCTGTCTGTACCGGCAGGCGGTAAAGCCGTTGTCATTCTGAACTTCCCGAATAACCCAACCGGTTATACGCCGGGGGCACAGGAAGGCGATGAAATCGTAGCTGCCATTGAGGCCGCTGCTGAAGCGGGCGTGAATGTCGTCGTAGTTACGGACGACGCCTACTTTGGACTCTTTTTCGAGGATTCCCTGCAGGAGTCTCTGTTCGGCAAGCTGGCTGGCCTTCACCCGCGGGTTCTTGCCGTTAAAGTTGACGGGGCTACCAAAGAGGAATACGTTTGGGGTTTCCGGGTCGGATTCATTACTTATGCCGGGACTTCCGAGGCGGTTTCGGCGCTGGAGCAGAAGACGCTGGGCATCATCCGCGCCACCATTTCAAGCGGGGCCCATCCTTCCCAGACCTTTGTGCTCCATGCTCTGAAGTCGGATGAATTCCTTCCGCAGAAAGAAGCAAAGTTTGCGGTCATGAAGGGCCGGGCCAACCAAGTAAAAGCCCTGCTCGACAGCGGCAAATACGGGGATCTGTGGGAGTACTATCCTTTCAACTCCGGATATTTTATGTGTCTTAAGCTTAAGACAGTAAGCGCAGAACCGCTGCGCCAGCACCTGCTGCGCGAGTATGGCGTAGGCACGATCGCCTTGGGCGAACAGGATCTGCGGATCGCATTCAGCTGTATTGCCGAAGAACATCTTGAAGACTTGTTTGATCTGATTTATCAAGGCGTGAAGGATTTGCAGAAACAATAA
- a CDS encoding SDR family NAD(P)-dependent oxidoreductase — translation MGMLKEQRIVITGASSGIGSEMARQLSKRGAFVVLAARNQDKLEQVGAGLSGPFGLVRLDVSSEESVAEAFQRINDTYGSVDCLINNAGFGRFKPFTETPMNEFESMMDVNYMGVVRCTKAVLPGMLAAGKGHIVNIASIAGKLGTAKSSAYSASKHAVLGFTNALRQELRGTGVTLSAVNPGPIDTPFFTEADPDGSYVKNVGWFMMKPEKVAKAVVQVIERKKTEVDLPWAAGIGTKLYQLFPRLADKLAGGVINKK, via the coding sequence ATGGGCATGCTTAAAGAACAGCGGATTGTCATTACCGGCGCTTCCAGCGGAATCGGGTCGGAAATGGCCCGTCAGCTGTCCAAGCGTGGAGCTTTTGTAGTACTTGCAGCCCGTAATCAGGACAAGCTGGAACAGGTAGGTGCCGGATTATCCGGACCTTTCGGACTTGTAAGACTGGATGTTTCTTCAGAGGAATCGGTAGCTGAAGCTTTTCAGAGGATTAACGATACGTATGGATCTGTGGATTGCCTGATTAACAATGCGGGCTTCGGCAGGTTCAAGCCTTTTACCGAAACGCCGATGAACGAGTTCGAATCGATGATGGATGTGAATTATATGGGTGTGGTCCGCTGCACAAAGGCTGTTTTGCCCGGGATGCTGGCAGCTGGCAAGGGCCACATTGTTAATATCGCTTCCATCGCGGGCAAGCTTGGCACGGCGAAGTCATCCGCCTATTCGGCCAGCAAACATGCTGTGCTTGGTTTTACGAACGCGTTGAGGCAGGAGCTGCGGGGAACAGGCGTTACGCTTTCTGCCGTAAATCCGGGACCGATTGATACGCCTTTTTTTACAGAGGCGGACCCGGACGGAAGTTACGTCAAGAATGTCGGCTGGTTTATGATGAAGCCGGAGAAAGTGGCCAAGGCCGTTGTGCAAGTGATTGAGAGAAAGAAAACCGAAGTGGACCTGCCTTGGGCGGCGGGGATCGGGACGAAGCTTTACCAGCTGTTTCCGCGGCTTGCGGACAAATTGGCTGGCGGTGTCATTAACAAGAAATAA
- a CDS encoding ABC transporter permease, producing the protein MNLVELRRKRSGQFWGGILPYLGYVLQSGVAVLFLFCLIAFAAWYTAFIRNLPEGLPIRWIALVLLAPFAIGGGFRTFLQPADTVFLLPQEARMNRYFAPAWRGAVVRKYLILAVLIITFWPLYITAETQGKPFGWTALLLAGWSVVMSFGSWRELTFVSRPTAGVYRLLRWVVGVLAVAAWFWHPAGKALLFIIVLAAAYLASLYLPPRLRVPWELLIAAEKNHAARAMMVLGWFVEVPGREQRVHTRRWLSKWGSRIPWEPGQAYRYLLTKSFVRSDMFMIVLRVAVVGALLAYLSGQNWLGGAVYLFFVFVVGVQLSELRRVHSESFWLQLYPVPAGSRKANAVRLIFQIQLVYAVLMWLVFLPSFTEGKAAQAVYVLAGGLVITFLQRVYGKRTRKGEEEEE; encoded by the coding sequence ATGAATCTCGTTGAGCTTCGGCGCAAACGGAGCGGCCAATTCTGGGGCGGTATCCTGCCTTATCTGGGATATGTGCTGCAAAGCGGTGTGGCGGTGTTGTTCCTGTTCTGCCTCATTGCATTCGCGGCCTGGTATACAGCGTTCATCCGGAATTTGCCGGAAGGACTGCCGATCCGCTGGATTGCGCTGGTGCTGCTGGCCCCCTTCGCGATTGGCGGCGGCTTTCGCACATTCCTGCAGCCGGCTGATACGGTTTTTCTGCTTCCTCAGGAAGCTCGGATGAACCGCTATTTTGCTCCGGCCTGGCGGGGCGCGGTGGTCCGCAAATATTTGATATTAGCTGTGTTAATTATAACGTTTTGGCCCTTATACATAACGGCTGAGACCCAAGGGAAGCCATTTGGCTGGACGGCTTTGCTGCTGGCAGGCTGGTCGGTCGTGATGAGCTTCGGCAGCTGGCGCGAGCTGACCTTTGTGTCCCGGCCTACCGCCGGGGTGTACCGCTTGCTGCGATGGGTTGTCGGCGTTCTGGCCGTAGCTGCCTGGTTCTGGCATCCGGCCGGCAAAGCCCTGCTGTTTATCATCGTGCTGGCTGCTGCTTATCTGGCGTCGCTTTATCTGCCGCCCAGGCTGCGTGTACCATGGGAGCTGCTAATTGCAGCGGAGAAAAATCACGCCGCCCGCGCCATGATGGTGCTAGGCTGGTTTGTGGAAGTGCCCGGCCGCGAGCAGCGGGTGCATACCCGCCGCTGGCTGTCGAAGTGGGGCAGCCGGATTCCCTGGGAGCCTGGGCAGGCTTACCGTTATCTGCTGACCAAAAGTTTTGTGCGCAGCGACATGTTTATGATCGTGCTTCGCGTGGCGGTGGTAGGTGCTTTGCTGGCTTATCTCAGCGGACAAAATTGGCTTGGGGGCGCGGTATATCTCTTTTTTGTATTTGTGGTAGGTGTGCAGCTGTCCGAACTTCGCAGGGTGCACAGCGAGTCGTTTTGGCTGCAGCTCTATCCGGTTCCGGCAGGCAGCCGCAAGGCTAATGCGGTCCGGCTGATTTTTCAAATTCAGCTGGTCTATGCCGTTCTGATGTGGCTGGTATTCTTGCCTTCGTTCACCGAGGGGAAAGCCGCGCAGGCCGTGTATGTGCTTGCCGGGGGGCTGGTGATAACCTTCCTGCAGCGTGTTTATGGCAAAAGAACCCGAAAAGGCGAGGAAGAAGAGGAGTAA
- a CDS encoding pyridoxamine 5'-phosphate oxidase family protein, protein MRRKEFKVNQEEEIEDFLAEMSFGFLGTLTAEGGCRVTPLNFAYGNGVFYFHGSLAGEKMKQMKADNRISFTVAKEYALIPSYWSDPDLACPATSYFKSVMAEGIYEKVDDPAEKAEALSLFMRKLQPEGGYASIDAEDERYKGQLKAVAVFKLVPSGLTAKFKFGQNLQEGERAQVLNGLKSRGGAYDADTAELMQKYCPFHTEK, encoded by the coding sequence ATGAGAAGAAAAGAATTTAAAGTCAATCAGGAGGAAGAGATTGAGGACTTTCTGGCCGAAATGAGTTTCGGTTTCCTGGGGACGCTGACAGCAGAGGGCGGCTGCCGGGTGACACCGCTGAATTTTGCCTACGGAAACGGTGTGTTTTATTTCCACGGCAGCCTTGCCGGCGAGAAGATGAAGCAGATGAAAGCCGACAACCGGATCAGCTTTACCGTCGCCAAGGAATACGCGCTGATCCCGTCCTACTGGAGCGACCCCGATCTGGCTTGTCCCGCCACCTCTTATTTCAAAAGCGTAATGGCCGAAGGCATTTATGAAAAGGTCGACGATCCGGCTGAGAAAGCGGAAGCCCTCTCTCTTTTTATGCGCAAGCTTCAGCCTGAAGGCGGTTATGCCTCTATTGATGCGGAGGATGAGCGGTACAAGGGACAGCTTAAAGCCGTGGCCGTCTTTAAGCTTGTACCGTCCGGGCTGACTGCCAAATTCAAATTTGGCCAGAATCTGCAAGAGGGAGAACGCGCTCAGGTCCTGAACGGACTGAAATCAAGAGGCGGAGCATACGATGCGGATACGGCAGAGCTCATGCAAAAATATTGTCCTTTCCACACCGAAAAATAG
- a CDS encoding chemotaxis protein CheX — protein sequence MKAEVINPFLESARLVLEQVIQISPSTGSLGVKEIAPIQNHIWIQVGMTGQFSGNVVFGLQEQVALRIVSVMMGGFVLTEMDEMGQSAISELGNMISGNASTILSNQGYVVDITPPKVMKSEENAHETRKALCIPLHMDGIGELDIQVMIS from the coding sequence GTGAAAGCAGAAGTGATTAATCCTTTTTTGGAATCTGCACGGCTTGTACTTGAACAGGTCATCCAGATTTCGCCTTCCACCGGAAGTCTTGGCGTAAAAGAGATCGCTCCCATCCAAAATCATATCTGGATCCAAGTTGGGATGACAGGCCAGTTCAGCGGCAATGTTGTATTTGGCCTTCAGGAACAAGTGGCTCTCCGGATTGTATCGGTCATGATGGGTGGTTTTGTCCTTACGGAGATGGACGAAATGGGGCAGAGCGCCATTTCGGAGCTTGGCAACATGATCAGCGGAAATGCCAGCACCATATTGTCGAATCAAGGTTATGTTGTGGATATTACTCCACCTAAAGTCATGAAATCGGAAGAGAATGCGCACGAGACGCGCAAAGCACTCTGTATTCCACTACATATGGATGGTATAGGCGAATTGGATATTCAAGTCATGATCTCGTAA
- the sdhB gene encoding succinate dehydrogenase iron-sulfur subunit, translated as MAETTTTKKVKFIITRQDDPKSPSYTEEFELNYRPGMNVISALMEIQRNPVNAGGNSTAPVCWESNCLEEVCGACSMVINGKPRQACAALVDKLEQPVRIAPMKTFPVVRDLVIDRSRMFNALKRVKAWIPIDGTYDLGPGPRMAEKKRQWAYELSKCMTCGVCLEACPNVNDKTNFIGPAPISQVRLFNAHPTGEMNAEERLEALMEDGGIEGCGNSQNCVRSCPKGIPLTTSIAEMNKQTTKHMFKRWLAN; from the coding sequence ATGGCCGAAACGACCACAACTAAAAAAGTGAAGTTTATCATCACCCGCCAGGACGATCCGAAATCCCCGTCCTATACGGAGGAGTTTGAGCTTAATTACCGTCCGGGCATGAACGTGATCAGCGCTTTGATGGAAATACAGCGTAACCCGGTGAACGCAGGCGGCAATTCTACCGCTCCTGTCTGCTGGGAATCCAACTGTCTGGAGGAAGTCTGCGGAGCTTGCTCCATGGTGATCAACGGCAAACCGCGCCAGGCCTGCGCCGCGCTGGTCGACAAGCTGGAGCAGCCCGTCCGCATTGCGCCGATGAAGACGTTCCCGGTCGTCCGCGACCTGGTCATCGACCGCAGCCGCATGTTTAACGCCCTGAAACGGGTGAAAGCATGGATTCCGATCGACGGCACCTATGACCTGGGTCCGGGCCCAAGAATGGCGGAGAAGAAACGCCAGTGGGCTTACGAGCTGTCGAAATGCATGACCTGCGGCGTCTGCCTGGAAGCCTGCCCGAACGTGAACGACAAAACCAACTTTATCGGTCCAGCGCCGATCTCCCAGGTTCGTTTGTTTAACGCCCATCCAACGGGCGAAATGAACGCCGAGGAACGGCTGGAGGCGCTGATGGAGGACGGCGGCATCGAAGGCTGCGGCAACTCGCAGAACTGCGTGCGCTCTTGTCCAAAAGGCATTCCGCTGACTACCTCCATCGCCGAAATGAACAAACAGACGACTAAACATATGTTCAAACGCTGGCTGGCAAACTAA